The genomic stretch TTCGGTTATCTTTACTTATCACAATTTTTTGATACACCATTACGCCTCATTCTAGGTGCCGTTATCATCATCATTGTTGGTGTTCTTGATGATAAATATACCCTATCAGCCAAGGTTAAATTTATTGCTCAGATATTGGCCGCCATTCTTGTGGTTAGTTCTGGTCTTACAATTGAGTTCGTTTCACTTCCATTTATAGGTAAAATCGAACTCGGTATGGCTAGCTATGTTGTTACAATTCTTTGGATTGTCGGCGTAACTAACGCCATAAACCTTATTGATGGACTGGACGGATTGGCTGCTGGAGTTTCAACCATTGCCCTTTCTTCAATTTTTGCCGTAGCGATTTTAAACAACAGTCTATACGTTGCAGCGATTTCCCTTGTATTAATTGGCGGTTCTATCGGATTCCTGGTCTTTAATTTCCATCCTGCTAAAATATTTATGGGAGATACCGGGGCATTGTTTCTTGGGTACATGATTTCCATTTTATCTGTTATCGGCTTTTTCAAGAGTGTCGCTATTTTTAGTTTTTTATTGCCCGTCTTAATTCTTGCCATTCCTATTTTCGATACATTTTTCGCCATCTTTAGACGTATTAAAAACAAACAAAATATATCTGCTCCAGACAAGGCACACCTTCATCATAATTTGTTAGCTCTAGGATTTGGACATAGAGGAACCGTATTAATGATTTATGTAATGGGGATTTCTTGTGGGGTTGCTGCTGTAGTCTTTACATCATCAACGTTATGGGGATCTTTCTTCATCATCATCTTGCTGTTATTTATGATTCAATTTACTTCTGAATTAGTTGGTCAGTTAAATAATAAGCGTACTCCCCTCATTACCACGATTAAGAAATTGCTTACCCTAATCAATTGAAAAAACAGGCTTTGAATAAATTCAAAGCCTGTTTTTTCTTTTATTCTTTTCTCAAGAATTCTGGAATAAGTAAAAGTGTAACACTAAGCGCAATACCAATTAACAATCCGAAGATTGTCCTTTGTAACGGATCACCAGCCGTTGTTGAAACGGTAACAGGTTTATTAATCAAAGTGTCTCGCATGTTCAATAAATTCAATTCCAGCTCATAGATGAACTGTTCCTTATCAACCATTGATTCCCCGTTGTCAGGAAGCTCTTGAAGTCTTTTGATCTTCTCATTAAAGAAAGCCGTACGCTCTTCTTTCACTTTATCGCTTTCAGAAATAAATGCTTGTGTAATCTCCATTAATGTATCTGAGACTAACTTTTCATCATTACCATCCAAGCGTAGAGTTAACAATTTACCAGGCTCTTCACCGACTACAAAATTATCCGCAATATCTTCCACTGGCATTGAAAAACCATACTCTTCATCTAGCTGTCTAAGATAAGCCGCATTTGTTAAATAGTCCTTCACAGTACCTGCCTCAGTAATTCTGTCATATTCAAAATTCCCAAGTGCGATTTCCGATTTAGCTGAATAACCCACTGGAGATGAGTATTCCATGATATAGGATATACCAGCAGTGAGTATAGGCAATAGTAAAAATAACCAGAAATACTTTTTAAACCTTTCACTAATCGTTTTTGAATATTTTTTTAACATTTCTTTGTTACCTCCTGCACCCCTAGGTGGCTCATTAATTGTTTGTTGGGTAACTTTCGTATTCCTGAAATAATAAGTAATAAACCCAATACTAAAAGCGAAAAGCATCCAGTGGTAATTTAAAGCAAGTACGGAACTTGGACTAATACTCGCCATAGCAAACACGAATAGACTAATGGTCAACGTTTGAGCAATCATTTTTTCATTTTCATCCATCGTTCTCTTAGAAATTCGATAGAGTAAAATGAGTAAGGAAAGGTACATCGCAAGATATCCACCAAATACAATGGCCCCGTAGTTGACTAGAATTTCACCCCACCAATTATGTACATTGGAAAAGACTCCAATCGGAAAGATCGGCTCATTCTTCAAGAAATAATCAGCATTACCAGCTCCTACGCCAAAACCCATACTTTCTGCAAAATAATATTGAACGTTTTTCAGGATGTTCGCTCGTATATCAAGAGAACCTCCTTCACTTCGCTGGAAATTAGTTGAAATGAAGTTTGTCACTAACGTCATAACTTTATTATAGAATAAGAATGATACAGCTATGACAGATAGCACACCACTGAATACAAAAATCCTTCTTGTTGTTTTTTCACTGTAAAGAATAAACCATCCTCCAAAACCGATGAGTATTGAAATATAATTGGCTCTGGAATTCGTGAGGTAAATGAGATAAATTGTTATAGCAATTAAAGTAAAGCCAATTAGTTTTATCAGAAGAGGACGACGATGTTTCATGAAAAACCAGACAAAGAACATACTTATAACTAGATAGCTTGCGTAGTCATTTTCATTTCCAAAAACAGCTGTTGGTACTCCCTGCATATAGTACGGCAAGTCATTGATGCGTGATAAGCTAAGATGTTGCTCTGTAAAGTGGTTCCACAGTCCAAGACCTATAAGTCCAATGTAGACAACAATCCATATATAGAAAAAAGCTAAATAATTCTTCATCTTTTTAAAATAGAAAGTAACTAGCACAATGAGTGACAATCCCGTAAAAAGATAAAAGAGGTTTCTGATGCCGTATGTTATGGACGGCGCCCATGTAAGAGAGAGACATGCATACAAAAACCAGAAAATAAGGAAAACAAATATTGGCTTCGTTCTAATTAATCCCCAATCGAAGAAAGATTTATTTCGTATGTAGATAATTGTACTTATTCCAATGATCAATAGATAAAATACTCTAAAAGGAAAAAGACCTATTGGACCTATATTTAGGACAATAGCGGGCCCAATAAAAGAACTAGCAATTAGAAAATACATAACAGAATCTTTAAACGTTAGAGATGAGAAGACTCCTTGTCTGATCAGCTTCGTAAGTGTAAGAACAAATACAATACCGACTGCTGTAATGGCTGCTAATTTCTTATTTTGAACTAATAATTCAGGCACTAATAGAAAACTCACTAGAGCAGAAAGAAATACTGCAATAACGACCTGACTAAACGTCTTTCGAAACAAATAAAGCATCCCATTCATTTGATTCACCTCCTCCTTATGTCTATATCGATTCGGCAAATGCGTGAATCTTTTGACAGGAATTTGTCGAACAATCAAATTAAATTATTCCACTTCATATAACATTTTTCAACATCGTTTGTAATTATCATCGGTCAACAAATCAACTAAACCCAATCCCATTTTTGAGACAGTCACTTCAAAATCTGCACCTTCCACTTCTACTCGTTATCATCGTGCCCAAAGCTGTATCTCTTTTATCTTCAACTGAAAGTTTCTAGCTAGATTAATTCCCGAAGAACTTTCTTTGATTCAAGGATATTTTTGTATGTTGGAATCGTATTACGATGATCGCGATGCCCAATTAACTGAGGTTTCAATTGAAAGTAATACTCGTTATCTTCAAAGTGTTTTTCGACAAAATTAAGGTAGTCCTGAATATTAGTTTCAATATATACTTCAGCTTTTTTGCCCTCACCAAAAACCAACCCATTCAAATGATTCATAATTGGTAGGAAATAAAAACGGGTTTGCTGAGACTTGTAGTAGTGCAACAAGCTAACTTTCTCATTATACACTTCTGTAATATCAAGAATCCGATTAGAATAAACGGGAGAAATAGGATTTTGTACTTCATACATCATTAAATGAACATGATCTAATACTCCATTTTGTTCCTTCGCTAACTCATAAAGCTTTTTACTAACAGCATAATGATCAGTATGAGTATCAATAATTGAAGGGAAGAATACAACATCTGGATTCAATCGACTCATAATAGAACCTAATTCTACAGCCAAATCTGTTGTTAATAATTCTGAATCACAGGCGCTTAAAAAGTGTAATTGATTTAGTGGGAGTCCAATTTTCTTAGCAACGGTCTCTGCTTCTTTCTTCCGCTCTATAATAATCTCTTCGCCTTGCAAACCTATCGAACCACGCTTGTTGCTCTGAGTTAAGTAAGCAATATGAACTTCTTTTCCTTCTTTTAAATACTTTAAAATCGCCCCGCCACACCCGATCATATCATCATCTACATGTGGAGCTAACACAAGAATTTTTTCGCCCGGAAGACTTGTTACAAGTTGATTTCTTTCTACTATTCTTTCTCTATTGGAATTAATAAAATCCTTAGAGAATTTGTTATTCCTGCTGTTATATGTTTTTAACAGTAACGGTTTAAGGCTTCGTTTTAACGTTGAAAGCATGCTCTTTCCTCCCTCTCTATGCTGTATCCGCATCTCCAGCGCTTATATACCAGTCTCCGAATTCATTCTGATCATCGTTAAGTTGATTAACAGCGAATTTGATTGCGGTTTTTCGCTTTAAAAAACCTAAACTTAAAAACGAAAAATTCACTTCAGTTTTCTCATATGACCATATTTTTACGATATCAAGATTCTTAGAGCGCAAATAAGCTGAAAGAACTCGCATGATTTTCTTCTGATTTACCTCTTCTCTCATAACACATTCCAATATTGTCCCTACGGTTCTCTGACCATGCTTGTTTTTTCGTATTATGAAAAATCCAACGATCGCACCGTCTACTTCTACTACTAATTTTTCATATTTAGATTCTGGTTTCTCGCTGTATTTCCATTCTAAAAATTCTTTACTTCGCCTTTGATGGGTTCGAGTTTTTAATGAAGTCTCAATAAAATCCACAATTCTATCATCAAACTGCCTTACTTCTGAAATGGTCATGTTCGGTGGCAGTCGATTGTTTTTATACATGTTATCTTTTACAATTAACAACTGTCTAAGAACAGGGATTGATGGAAAGAGGTGTTTGTAATTCAATATTTTCATTCGATTTGAAATTGAATAGATTTCTTCCCACCCTAATTTATTCAATGGAGGAAATGAATTTTGATTGG from Bacillus sp. Cs-700 encodes the following:
- a CDS encoding GNAT family N-acetyltransferase; translation: MNGSLTQNNISYRLYEEEDYHKYVNLYKRVFNKEISLSYFQWKFNNVHNPAVIFCAFNSENEMVGSRVVLLTDLCRDEQTIKGAQSVDSMVDETYRGMGIYKKLNQMAIEHLKKMGVKKIMTFPNQNSFPPLNKLGWEEIYSISNRMKILNYKHLFPSIPVLRQLLIVKDNMYKNNRLPPNMTISEVRQFDDRIVDFIETSLKTRTHQRRSKEFLEWKYSEKPESKYEKLVVEVDGAIVGFFIIRKNKHGQRTVGTILECVMREEVNQKKIMRVLSAYLRSKNLDIVKIWSYEKTEVNFSFLSLGFLKRKTAIKFAVNQLNDDQNEFGDWYISAGDADTA
- a CDS encoding O-antigen ligase family protein, with the translated sequence MNGMLYLFRKTFSQVVIAVFLSALVSFLLVPELLVQNKKLAAITAVGIVFVLTLTKLIRQGVFSSLTFKDSVMYFLIASSFIGPAIVLNIGPIGLFPFRVFYLLIIGISTIIYIRNKSFFDWGLIRTKPIFVFLIFWFLYACLSLTWAPSITYGIRNLFYLFTGLSLIVLVTFYFKKMKNYLAFFYIWIVVYIGLIGLGLWNHFTEQHLSLSRINDLPYYMQGVPTAVFGNENDYASYLVISMFFVWFFMKHRRPLLIKLIGFTLIAITIYLIYLTNSRANYISILIGFGGWFILYSEKTTRRIFVFSGVLSVIAVSFLFYNKVMTLVTNFISTNFQRSEGGSLDIRANILKNVQYYFAESMGFGVGAGNADYFLKNEPIFPIGVFSNVHNWWGEILVNYGAIVFGGYLAMYLSLLILLYRISKRTMDENEKMIAQTLTISLFVFAMASISPSSVLALNYHWMLFAFSIGFITYYFRNTKVTQQTINEPPRGAGGNKEMLKKYSKTISERFKKYFWLFLLLPILTAGISYIMEYSSPVGYSAKSEIALGNFEYDRITEAGTVKDYLTNAAYLRQLDEEYGFSMPVEDIADNFVVGEEPGKLLTLRLDGNDEKLVSDTLMEITQAFISESDKVKEERTAFFNEKIKRLQELPDNGESMVDKEQFIYELELNLLNMRDTLINKPVTVSTTAGDPLQRTIFGLLIGIALSVTLLLIPEFLRKE
- a CDS encoding MraY family glycosyltransferase is translated as MPTWLDLSIAFLIALVTTIAITPLVIKFAIKIGVVDQPNNRKVHKKLMPRLGGLAIIIGFFFGYLYLSQFFDTPLRLILGAVIIIIVGVLDDKYTLSAKVKFIAQILAAILVVSSGLTIEFVSLPFIGKIELGMASYVVTILWIVGVTNAINLIDGLDGLAAGVSTIALSSIFAVAILNNSLYVAAISLVLIGGSIGFLVFNFHPAKIFMGDTGALFLGYMISILSVIGFFKSVAIFSFLLPVLILAIPIFDTFFAIFRRIKNKQNISAPDKAHLHHNLLALGFGHRGTVLMIYVMGISCGVAAVVFTSSTLWGSFFIIILLLFMIQFTSELVGQLNNKRTPLITTIKKLLTLIN
- a CDS encoding PIG-L deacetylase family protein, whose amino-acid sequence is MLSTLKRSLKPLLLKTYNSRNNKFSKDFINSNRERIVERNQLVTSLPGEKILVLAPHVDDDMIGCGGAILKYLKEGKEVHIAYLTQSNKRGSIGLQGEEIIIERKKEAETVAKKIGLPLNQLHFLSACDSELLTTDLAVELGSIMSRLNPDVVFFPSIIDTHTDHYAVSKKLYELAKEQNGVLDHVHLMMYEVQNPISPVYSNRILDITEVYNEKVSLLHYYKSQQTRFYFLPIMNHLNGLVFGEGKKAEVYIETNIQDYLNFVEKHFEDNEYYFQLKPQLIGHRDHRNTIPTYKNILESKKVLRELI